The window GCCGGCCCACCGATGGCGACCTCGTTTATGGTGGGCCGGCGCTCGCAAGCTCGCTGGTCCACGCCCAATACACTGCCAGACTTATGCCCGGTCGAAGGGGAAGGCGATCACGTCACTGATCTGCGCGGCTTGGGCGGCCAACATCACCACGCGGTCGAAACCGAGGGCGACGCCGCAACAGGCCGGCAGGCCCGACTCCATCGCCGACAACAAACGGCTCTCTTCGGGCAAGGCCAATTTGCCGGCGGCGACGCGGCGGCGATTGTTCTCGCAGTTGCGGCGGCGAAGCACTTCGGCGTCGAGCAACTCGTGATAGCCATTCGCCAACTCCAGGCCGTCGATGTACAGCTCGAACCGCTCGGCGATTTCGGGCGGGCCCGTGCGAACACAGGCCAACGCCGCCTGGCTGGCGGGATAATCGTAAACGATCGCCGGTCGCTCGCGCCCCAAGTGCGGCTGAAGCAACTCGACCAAGAGCAAATCGAGCCAGGCGTCGCGATCGTCGCCCAGGCTCTGCGGCACCGGGACGCCCCGGCGGCGCGCCACATCGGCCAACGCCGCGATCGTCGCGCTATGCGGCTCGATCCCGGCGTAACGCTCGAACGCCGCCTGATAGCTTATCTGGTCGGCAGGGCCGCGCGCCAGCAGGGCGTCTGCCAAATCGCCGAGCAACTGCATGCCTTCACTCAGGCCATCGCCGCGACGATACCACTCGACCATCGTGAACTCCGGATTGTGCAGCGGACCCTGCTCCTCCTGCCGAAAGGCGTGCGTCACCTGAAAGATCGCGCCGCCGCCGGTGGCCAAGAGCCGCTTCATGGCAAATTCGGGCGACGTTTGCAGCCACATCCGGCGCCTGCCGGCGCCGCACGGCACATCGACGCCGAACGGCTCCAAGTGGCGGTCGACCACCACGTCGGCGGAGAGCAAAGGCGTATCGACCTCAATGAAGCCGCGGTCGTGAAAAAAGCTTCGCAGCTTGCGCAGCAGCGCGTCGCGCAGCCGCAGCACCGGCCAGCTTGCGGTGGGCAGGAAGTCGTTCGCAGCACAGGCGGGACTGGACGGCGGGAGGCTGGATTTGGCCATTCGACGTGCTGCAACAGGACCCGGCCAGGGCACGGGCGCTCTCCCTCGCTCCGTCTCTCCCTCGCTCCATCTCTCCCTCAGCGGTGGGCCGGCGCTCGCAAGCTCGCTTGCCCCACCCTACTCTTTCGCCCGTTCCAGGTATTCGCCGGTGCGGGTGTCGATCTTGATCAGGTCGCCGATGCCGACGAAGGCCGGGCAGACCATTTCGGCGCCGGTCTCCAGCTTCACCGGCTTGGTCAGGTTCGTGGCCGTGTTGCCGCGGATCGCCGGCTCGCAATACTCGATGCGCAGCACCACGTGGTTCGGAGGCGTTACCGAAATCGGGTTGTTGTTGAACAACACCATGTTGCAGACCATCCCCTCCTTGAGCCACTTCCAGGTGTCGTCGACCTGGCCGGCCGTCAACTCGTACTGCTCGTAGCTGGTGTTGTCCATGAAAACGTAGGCATCGCCCTGGCGGTAGAGATACTGGGCGGCGATCTCGGCCACGTCGGCGGCTTCCAGCGAATCGCCCCCTTTATAGGTCCGCTCCAGCACGGTGTTTCGCAGCAAGTTCCGCAGCTTGCACTTATAAAGGGCGTTTCCCTTGCCGGGCTTCACAAAATTGCACTCGATCATCATATAGGGATCGCCGTCGATTTGGACCTTCAATCCCTTCTTGAATTCGCTAGTGTTGTAACTGGGCACAATCGTTTTCCTGTCGGTCCTGACTTCACCATGTACGAACCCCCAAGTATACCGGCCGCCTCCTTTTCTGTCGGCGCTGAAAACAAAAATCCGGCCCCTTCCTGGCAAAGCCTGCTTAAAGGGGCGGTCCGCGATCCCGGCGAGCTGTGCCGCCTGTTGCGGCTGCCGGACGAATGCCGCGGGGCCGCGGTCCGGGCCGCCCGTGATTTTCCGCTGTTTGCCCCGCGCGGCTACGTGGCCCGCATGCGGCCGGGCGACCCGCGCGACCCGCTGTTGTTGCAGGTGTTGCCGCTGGCCGACGAGCTGTCGTCGCCGCCGGAGTTCACGGCCGATCCGGTGGGCGATCGCCAGGCGGCCCTGACGCCCGGCTTGCTGCACAAATATCGAGGCCGCGTGTTGCTGGTGACCACCGGCGCGTGCGCCGTACACTGCCGCTATTGTTTCCGCCGCCACTTTCCCTATTCTGAGACGCCGCATTCGCTGGCCCAGTGGGAACCGGCGATCGAGCAGATCGCAGCCGATCCGACGATCGACGAAGT of the Pirellulales bacterium genome contains:
- the epmA gene encoding EF-P lysine aminoacylase EpmA, with protein sequence MAKSSLPPSSPACAANDFLPTASWPVLRLRDALLRKLRSFFHDRGFIEVDTPLLSADVVVDRHLEPFGVDVPCGAGRRRMWLQTSPEFAMKRLLATGGGAIFQVTHAFRQEEQGPLHNPEFTMVEWYRRGDGLSEGMQLLGDLADALLARGPADQISYQAAFERYAGIEPHSATIAALADVARRRGVPVPQSLGDDRDAWLDLLLVELLQPHLGRERPAIVYDYPASQAALACVRTGPPEIAERFELYIDGLELANGYHELLDAEVLRRRNCENNRRRVAAGKLALPEESRLLSAMESGLPACCGVALGFDRVVMLAAQAAQISDVIAFPFDRA
- the efp gene encoding elongation factor P — translated: MPSYNTSEFKKGLKVQIDGDPYMMIECNFVKPGKGNALYKCKLRNLLRNTVLERTYKGGDSLEAADVAEIAAQYLYRQGDAYVFMDNTSYEQYELTAGQVDDTWKWLKEGMVCNMVLFNNNPISVTPPNHVVLRIEYCEPAIRGNTATNLTKPVKLETGAEMVCPAFVGIGDLIKIDTRTGEYLERAKE